Below is a window of Jonesiaceae bacterium BS-20 DNA.
GGTGTTGGAAGATGTGATTGATTCCTATAAGGAAGGTGCCGCCCAGGTCCGGGCGTGGATTACGATCACCTTTGATCCAGGCAAGATGGGCGTCAAGCGCCGTGACGGCGATCAGGTGGCTCGTGATATTGGTTCGCGTCTTCCAGGGCTGACCCAAGGACTCGGCGCTACTGGTGGCGGCGCACTACATTTAGTGGCTGTGAATGAGCTGTGCCGGATTGCTCGGGTTGCATATGACCCAGCTTCTGAGGCGTTGTTTGACCAGGCGGCTGCTGAAAACACGGTAGTTGATATTGATTTTTCCCAGGTTGGCCCAACTGGGGCGGTAGCGGGTTGGGATACGTACCGCCATGACTCGGGGCTTTCTCGTACGTGGGTGATGACTGCACCGCCTCGTGGCGCTGTCCAGTCCAGTGTGTTGTCGCGTTTGATTGCACCCTCGCGGGATGTTGACCGTAAACGGGTGACGCTGTTGTATCAACCTATTTCTGCAGGGCGCGCACCGGATCTAGTAGAAAAAGATGTCAACCAGGCACTTGCTGGTGTGGCATCGAGTAATCGGCCCACCCAGCGTAAACAGGCTGAGCTGCGGAGTGCCCAACAGGTTGCACGCGAAGAGGCCGATGGGGCATCGCTGGTGGACTTTGGCATCGTCATCACGGCTACGACCCAAGACGGCGAGATTGAAGATGTAGCAGCGGCAATTAACGCGCTGGCTTCCTCAGCTAGGTTGCAGGTCCGTCCTGCGTATGGTGCCCAAGATACAGCCTTTGCAATGGGATTGCCGTTTGGGTTGCGTCCTTCCTCTGATTCACTCGTGAAGTGGAGCAAATGATGGGTATCTTCGATCTGTTTGCAGACCCCACACGCGGCCACACTGGGCGTGGTGGGGCATGGCAACCCTGATGCCCAAAATCAACACGTGGCGCGGTACCTCACGCCAAGTATGTGGGCTATTCCCATTTGCGGCTGGCGCGAACGCACCACTGGTAGGTGTGCCCCTTGGGAAGTCTCTCGACGGAATTGGGGCCGTGTGCGCGGACCCGATCAGTTGGTTTGAACGCGGCCTCATCTCAGCACCATCAATGTTTGTGTTGGGGCTTCCAGGACTTGGAAAGTCCTCGCTTGTGCGGCACATGATGATGGGGTGGGCCGGATTCGGCGTTCACTCCATGGTGCTAGGCGATATTAAGCCAGACTATGTAGACCTCATTGAAGCCCTTGGTGGCCAAGTGATCGGTATTGGGCACGGGCGCGGCCAAATCAACCCGCTCGATGCCGGTAACGCTCGGGAGCTAGCGCATTTACTACCTGCCAAGGAACGCGACGCGCTACTTGCGGATGCGCACGCTCGAACGTTGACGATGGTTTCTTCCTTGGTCAATATTATTCGTGGATCTGCGCCATCAGACCGCGAAGTCACGATCTTAGATAAGGCTCTGCGGGTCTTAGAGGCAATGACTACGGCCACCTTCCAACCGGTCCTAGCGGATCTCTTACAGGTCATCCAAGAGGCACCAGAGGAAGTGCGCTTGGCGGCATTGGACCGGGGCAGTATGGACCGGTATCGGGAAGTGACCGAGGATCTGGAAGCTTCGCTCACTGCCTTGTTATCGGGGAGATTTGGCGAGATTTTCGCTGGCAAAACCACGGTCTCGATGAAACTCGACCGATCAGTTGTTTTTGACGTATCTGCACTATTGAATGCTGAGGAATCATTGCAGGCAGCGGTGCTGCTGGCGTGCTGGTCGTATGGGTTTGCCTCGGTTGAGGTTTCCCAGGCCTTAGCAGATGCAGGCGTGGGGCCGCGTCGTAAGTACGCGATCATCATGGATGAGTTGTGGCGTATTTTGCGTTCTGGGTCGGGCATGGTCGATAACGTGGATGCCTTGACGCGGTTGAACCGGCAGATAGGTGTTGGCCAGGTCATGATTACCCACACCATGAGTGACCTTGACGCACTTGCCAGCGAAGCAGACCGTATGAAAGCCCGGGGGTTTGTTGAACGGTCCAAGATGCTGATCTGCGGCGGACTACCACTACGCGAGATGGCCAAAGTAACTGAGGTAGTGGCCATGAGTGAAAAAGAACAAATGCTCTTGTCTTCTTGGCAAGACCCGGCTGTGCATGACCCTGTTTCAGGAGCGTTTACGGCTCCGCCTGGGCGGGGCAAGTTCCTGCTCAAAGTTGGTAACCGGCCTGGGATTAGTTTCCAAGTGCAGCTGACACCGCGTGAGTTGTCGCTCAATGACACGAATAAGAGGTGGGACACGTGAGTAATAAATCCGTAACAGACTCCTGGGACGCCTCCACCATATTGATGGTGGTGGCACTGAGCGTAGGCCTTGGTATCGCAGCGTGCCTGACCCTTGGCTTACACCTGTGGGCCGCGTTGAACGGGCAGGTCATCGAGTCGTGGAATCCCATCACCTTGACCGTAGAGATTGTCTCTGGACAACTCACGGTGCCGCGTGAGGCCTGGTTCTTCGTTGCCGGTGTGGTGGCCTTTCTAGGTGTTGTTGCATTCCTAGTGGCAGCGTTGGTGGGCCGTAGTCGCCGCGCACGTAAGCGCGGGGATAAAGCATCTGGTTTGACGGGTCTTTCCCAAGATATTTCTGGGCTTTCTAGTGCGTCGGCTAAAGCGAAAGCTGCACGCCTTGGCGTTGTGGATACGTTTGGGTTTCCTATTGCTCGCACCGTTAAAGGGCTGATCTATCTGACGTCTTCGGTTGAGGATGTGACGATCAATATTTCCGGGCCGCGTACCGGCAAAACCACCTCGTGGGTAGTCCCGCGGATCATCGCAGCAGTCGGCGCAGTTGTAGCCACCTCAAATAAACGAGACATTGTTGACGCCACCAGGTACGTGCGCGAGGAAACCACCAAAGAGCGTGTGTGGGTCTTTGACCCTCAAGCCATTGTTGGGGAGCCTCAGACGTGGTTCTGGAACCCGTTGACCTACGTCAGTGATTCGATTTCAGCGTTGTCGTTGGCGAATATTTTCATTGACGCCACCAAAGACCCAAACGCTAAGTCGGATGCGTTTTGGTCTGACGCGGCTCGTGACCATGTGGCGGGTTTGTTGCTTGCGGCTGCGCGCGGTAACTATCCGCTGACGAAACTGCACACCTGGTTAACGGATGTAAATGACAGTGAACCGGTGGTGTTGCTCAAGAATCATGGTGACGTGTTGATGGCCCAAACGGTTCAGGGCAACCTCGAATTGGTCCAGGAGACTAGGGACGGCATCATGAAGAACGCCACCCAGATGATGAGCTTCCTCCTGAACGAACGCGCGATTACCTGGGCAACACCAAAGATCGGTTTAGAAGAGTTCAAACCGGCTGATTTCGTGGCATCCAAGCAAACGTTGTATTGCATGAGCCAGGAAGGTCGCGGGTCCGCAGCCCCTATTGTTACAGCGCTAACGGTGGCGGTGACTGAGGCGGCAGTGGAGTATGCGAAACACCAAAAGGGTGGCCGGCTAGCGTCCCCAATGCTAGTGGCCCTCGATGAAGCCGCAAACGTGTGCCGGTGGCGCGAGCTGCCGGACATGTATTCCCACTTTGGCTCACGCGGGATCACGGTAGATACGGTCTTACAGTCTTGGTCCCAGGGCGTCTCGGTGTGGGGTGAGGCTGGAATGAAGAAGTTGTTCTCAGCTGCGAACATCAAGGTCTATGGCGGCGGAGTTTCGGAGAGAGAATTTTTGTCTACGTTGTCGGATCTCATTGGGGATCACTACATCGATGGTGTTCAAGTCTCTACTTCAAACCAGGGGCGGTCGGTTTCCACGTCGAAGAATTCGACACAGCGCCGTATCGCAACCGTGGCGGATCTTGGTGCGTTACCTAGTGGGCGCATGTGGGTGTTTGGGTCTGGGGCAACGCCGGTGTTGTGTGAGGCCCTGCCTTGGTATACCGGCATATTCAAGTCTCAAGTTGAGACATCAATTAAGAAGAGTGAAGGAGTAGTGGCATGAGCGACGATATTACTGGCCAAGCATCAAGGAATGCAGAGATGGGCCTGCGGGTAGCGATGCAGTTGGGCCAATACTTGGCTCAGATCCGGCAACAGCAACTTATTAAAGCTGAGCAAGAATCTCAGGCGCGTGCAGGCCAGATGCGCCAGGTAATGAATACTGAGCGTGAGCTAGCTAGGCCGGTGCTTGAGCAAGCGGTGACGGAGGATTTTTGGGATGTAGCCACACCCGAGGATGCAGCAAAAGCGTACGGGCTTGCGTCACGGTTTGAGCACGTCGATCCGCAAGCGGCGGTGGCCGCGCGAAAGATTGAGCAAGAGGTGCTGGAGCGGTGGGACGTTGACCTCACTATTTCTTCGCCTATGAGTGTGCAAGACAGTATCGAGCTAGCGGCACAGCAGCAAGCAATTGAGCAGGCCCAAGCAGCGGATAATCCTTGGATGCAGGCAGCAGAGCAAAGCCAGGATTTGGCAGTGCCTCCACCGCCATTTGAGGTTACGGAAACTGTAACGGATGATCTGTGGTCACCAGGAAATCTGGGGTCACTGCACCAGATCGTTCTACAGATCCCTGGTGACCCGTTCACGGATGATGATTGGCGCAAGGCGC
It encodes the following:
- a CDS encoding ATP/GTP-binding protein gives rise to the protein MATLMPKINTWRGTSRQVCGLFPFAAGANAPLVGVPLGKSLDGIGAVCADPISWFERGLISAPSMFVLGLPGLGKSSLVRHMMMGWAGFGVHSMVLGDIKPDYVDLIEALGGQVIGIGHGRGQINPLDAGNARELAHLLPAKERDALLADAHARTLTMVSSLVNIIRGSAPSDREVTILDKALRVLEAMTTATFQPVLADLLQVIQEAPEEVRLAALDRGSMDRYREVTEDLEASLTALLSGRFGEIFAGKTTVSMKLDRSVVFDVSALLNAEESLQAAVLLACWSYGFASVEVSQALADAGVGPRRKYAIIMDELWRILRSGSGMVDNVDALTRLNRQIGVGQVMITHTMSDLDALASEADRMKARGFVERSKMLICGGLPLREMAKVTEVVAMSEKEQMLLSSWQDPAVHDPVSGAFTAPPGRGKFLLKVGNRPGISFQVQLTPRELSLNDTNKRWDT
- a CDS encoding SCO6880 family protein; this translates as MSDEQIIRTYGNWLAPVRAGFGKLSFGASMGLVAGLVMTVFINATAGLMPALGFLGLVGTGVAAVTVKDGHGVSVVNRMGEVMRFWRAKTQGKNLYRSGVTAPRRGDGAVRLPGILSKVSVTEHRDAYQRPFALLQHPSGTVAVVIASYPEGDSLVDRETLDQQVARWGLWLTQLSQEMGIVAASVTIESVPDSGTRLRREVEQRIDPAAPQLAQLVLEDVIDSYKEGAAQVRAWITITFDPGKMGVKRRDGDQVARDIGSRLPGLTQGLGATGGGALHLVAVNELCRIARVAYDPASEALFDQAAAENTVVDIDFSQVGPTGAVAGWDTYRHDSGLSRTWVMTAPPRGAVQSSVLSRLIAPSRDVDRKRVTLLYQPISAGRAPDLVEKDVNQALAGVASSNRPTQRKQAELRSAQQVAREEADGASLVDFGIVITATTQDGEIEDVAAAINALASSARLQVRPAYGAQDTAFAMGLPFGLRPSSDSLVKWSK
- a CDS encoding TraM recognition domain-containing protein; amino-acid sequence: MSNKSVTDSWDASTILMVVALSVGLGIAACLTLGLHLWAALNGQVIESWNPITLTVEIVSGQLTVPREAWFFVAGVVAFLGVVAFLVAALVGRSRRARKRGDKASGLTGLSQDISGLSSASAKAKAARLGVVDTFGFPIARTVKGLIYLTSSVEDVTINISGPRTGKTTSWVVPRIIAAVGAVVATSNKRDIVDATRYVREETTKERVWVFDPQAIVGEPQTWFWNPLTYVSDSISALSLANIFIDATKDPNAKSDAFWSDAARDHVAGLLLAAARGNYPLTKLHTWLTDVNDSEPVVLLKNHGDVLMAQTVQGNLELVQETRDGIMKNATQMMSFLLNERAITWATPKIGLEEFKPADFVASKQTLYCMSQEGRGSAAPIVTALTVAVTEAAVEYAKHQKGGRLASPMLVALDEAANVCRWRELPDMYSHFGSRGITVDTVLQSWSQGVSVWGEAGMKKLFSAANIKVYGGGVSEREFLSTLSDLIGDHYIDGVQVSTSNQGRSVSTSKNSTQRRIATVADLGALPSGRMWVFGSGATPVLCEALPWYTGIFKSQVETSIKKSEGVVA